The stretch of DNA CCGGCCGACACCATGTCCAAGACTTTCGCCCAACTGTGCCTCGTTTCCTCGCTGACCATGCTGGCCAGCGCTTCCGCGTTTGCGCAAGCACCTGCCGCCGCAGCGGCAGCGCCGGCGGCGACTGCTCCCGCCAGCTGCCCGGCCATCCTCAAGCAATCCTTCAAGCGCCTGCAGGACGATTCGCCGCAGGACCTGTGCCAGTATTCCGGCAAGGTGATCCTGGTGGTCAACACCGCCAGCTACTGCGGCTTCACCAACCAGTATGAAGGTCTGGAAGGGCTGTACGCCAAGTACGGCAGCAAAGGCCTGGTGGTGCTGGGCTTCCCGTCGAACGATTTCGGCCAGCAGGAACCCGGCAGCAGCAAGGAAATCGCCGATTTCTGCTACAACACCTACGGCGTGAAATTCCCGATGTTTGCCAAGTCGGTGGTGTCCGGCAAGGAGCCGAATCCGTTGTTCGCCAACCTGATCAAAGCGACCGGCAAGGCGCCGGCCTGGAACTTCCACAAGTACCTGATCGACCGCAACGGCAATGTGGTCAACAACTTCGGCAGCAAGGTTACGCCGACCGACAAGCAACTGGTCAGCGCCGTCGAAAAAGCGCTCGGCACCTGACGCTTGGGTCTTGACTAAACGCTGGCCAGGACGAAACCTTCATCCAGCCAGCCGGTAATGCCGCCGGTCATCAGCTTGACCGGCCGGCCCAGTTGCGCCAGCCGCACGGCGGCGCGGGCCGCGCCGTTGCAGTGCGGGCCGGCGCAATAGACCACGAACAGCGTGTCGGCCGGAAATTCGGCGAGCTTTGAGCCGATGATCTTGCGACGCGCCAGATCCAGCGCGCCGGGCACGTGGCCGGCTGCGTACTTTTCCGTTCCCCGTACATCCAGCAGCACGAAATCCGGTTGGCCGCCGGACATGGCATCGTGCACGTCCCAGCAATCGGTTTCGTAGCGGAAGCTGGCTTCAAAGTGGGACAGCGCGGCGGCGCTGTCGGCGGCGGGAACGGCGGTAACGTGGGACATCGGACTCTCCTATGTAGATGAGCCTTCATTGTGCCGACGCACCGCTACCGCCAGAAGTGGCGCACAGGCCATTATCCGGTAAGATTACGCCATGAAAAAACATCTGGTGGTGGCGCTGGCGTACGATCGCCTGTGCACATTTGAGTTTGGCTGCACGGTCGAACTGTTTGCGCTGGAGCGTCCGGAACTGGACGTTGACTGGTACGACTTCGCGGTCTGCGCCGTCGAGCAGGGGCCGATCCGCGCGGCCGGCGGCATCACGGTGCAGGCGCCGTATGCGCCGGAATTGCTGGCGCTGGCGGACACCATCATCATCCCCGGCTGGCGCGATGCCGACGAATTGCCGCCGCCGCAACTGCTGGACTGGCTGCGCGCCGCCCACGCGCGCGGCGCGCGTTTGTGTTCGATCTGCTCGGGCGTATTCGTGCTGGCCGCCGCCGGTCTGCTGGACGGCCAGCGCGCCACCACCCACTGGCGCTACGCCGAGCGGCTGGCGCAACGTTATCCACTGATCGACGTGCAGCCCGACCATCTGTATGTGGATAACGGCCAGGTGATCACCGCCGCCGGCTCGGCCGCCGGGCTGGACATGCTGCTGCACCTGGTGCGGCGCGACCATGGCGCCAAGGTCGGCAACCTGGTGGCTCAGCGGCTGGTGGTGGCGCCGCATCGCGAAGGCGGGCAGGCGCAATTCCTGCCGCGTCCCATGGCGCAGGGCGAGCAGGGACGCTTGTCCAAGTTGCTGGACTGGCTGCGCAGCCATCCGGCACAGCCGCACACGGTGGCCAGCATGGCCGAGCGCGCGGCCATGAGTCCGCGCACCTTGCAGCGCCAGTTCCAGCAGGCTACCGGCTTCGGCCCGGTGGAATGGTTGATCCGCGAACGCGTTGCCATCGTCAAGGAGATGCTGGAAGACCCCGATGTGCCGCTGACGCAGATCGCCGAGCGCGCCGGTTTCGGCTCGGAAGAATCGCTGCGCCACCACTTCCGCCGTCTTGCCGCGACGACACCGGGCGCTTACCGCAAACGCTTCGTGCTACGCTAACCGTCTCACTTTCTGGGAGACAGTCATGGCCTATGTAGACGGTTTTGTGGTCCCGGTGCCCAAGGACAAGCTTGAGGCGTACAAGAAAATGTCGCGCGAATGCGGCGCCGTGTGGAGGGAACTTGGCGCGCTGGAATTCCGCGAGACAATGGCCGACGATGCGCCACCCGGCAAGCTGACCTCTTTCCCGCAAAGTGTGATGCTGGAGGAAGGCGAAGTGGTGGTGTTTTCCTGGATTGTCTACGAATCGCGCGCCAAACGCGACGAGATCAACGACAAGGTCATGAAAGATCCGCGCGTGCGCGCGTTCATGGACCCGGCCAACATGCCGTTCGACGCCAAGCGCATGATCTATGGCGGCTTCGAGATGATGATCGACCTGTAGAGGGTTTGACGCTGCTGGCCGCTGTCAACGTGCCGCACCTGTTCAACCCGCACACCGCTGCGCCGGGGTCTGACCCCGCGGGTCAGACCCTTTCGTTCGGAGTTCTGACGACGCGTAGCACGCCGCGCAGGGCGTTGCAGAGGATGATGTCGTCGGCAGTGTCCAGCATTGCGCGCGTGATGACGGATTCGCCCGCCTGCCAGTCTGGATCGTCCAGCAACACACCGCGCATTACGCCTGGCAGCACGCCGGCGCTCAGTGGCGGCGTCAGCCAGCGGCCATCGATGCGGACGAAGACGTTGCTGCGGCCGCCCTCGGTCAGTTCGCCGCGTTCGTTGAAGAACAGGGTATCGAATGCGCCTTGGGCTTCGGCGTCGCGCCAGGCGGCGTCGTAGCGCTGGCGGATGCTGGTTTTGTGGCGCAGGAACAGGTCGCCGCTGCTGGTGTTGTCTTCTGCCAGCAGCACGCGCACCGGTTCGGCCAGCGGCGACAGCGGCGCGTGCTGCACCGAGAAGGCGCCGGACGGACTGAGGGCCAGGCGCAGGCGATAGGCCGCGTGCTGCGGCTCCAGCATGGCGCAGGCGGTATCCAGATAGGCATCCGCCGCCTTTACATCCCAAGGGAAGCCGAAGTAGGCGGCAGATGCGGCCAGCCGTTGCAGGTGGCGCTCGCGATGGCGTACGCCGCCGGCTGGCGTGGCGCGCATGGTTTCGAAAATCTCGAAATCGTTTTGCAGGCCGGTGAGGAAGCGTGCCTTGAGTTTGCACTCGGCGTATTCGTCGCTGGCGTCGCTGTCGAAGACGATGCCGGCGCCGACGCCCATTTCGCCGTGGCGCACGCCGTCCGCGCCTTGCGGCTGCAAGGTCAGCGTGCGGATCGGTACCGACATGCAGAAGTCGCCGACCTTGCCGCCGTCGCTATCCTTGCGAGGATCGAACCAGCCGATGGCGCCGGTGTAGATGCCGCGCGCGTCCGGTTCCAGTTCGCGGATGATTTCCATGGTGCGGCGCTTGGGCGCGCCGGTGATCGAGCCGCAGGGATACAGCGCATCAAAAATGTCGTGCAGCGTGGCGTCGTCGCGCAGCTGCGCGGTGATGGTGGAGGTCATCTGCAGCACGCTGGTGTAGCGCTGCACGTCAAACAGCGCCGGCACTTCCACGCTGCCGGTGACGGCCACGCGCGCGATGTCGTTGCGCAGCAGGTCGACGATCATCAGGTTCTCGGCGCGGTTCTTGGGATCGGCAGCGAGGTTGGTGGCGCGCAGGATGTTTTCCGCTTGCTGCGCCGCTGGTGCGGCGGGCGCCGTGCCTTTCATCGGCCGCGCGGTCAGCATGCCGCCGCTGTGTAGCACGAACAGTTCGGGCGACAGCGACAGCACGGCGCTGCCGTCGTCCAGCGCGATCAATGCGCCGTAAGGGACGGGCTGGCGGCCGCGCAGGCGCGCGTACAGCGCATGGATGCCGCCAAACGCATCAAAACGCAGCCTGTACGTGTAATTGACCTGGTAGGTGTCGCCGGCCGCAATATAGTCGTGGATGCGCGCCAGCGCCGCGCTAAAGGCTTGCTGATCGATGTTCGGCCGGATGTTGGCGATGCCGGCCGGCCGGTCGATCGGGAACGAGCGCGCCGCCAGCCAGTCGCCGACCTGCGCGGCCGACAGCAGTGCGCAGTCACTGAACAGCAGGATCTGCGCCAGCGGTACGCTGTGCGCGGCACGTGGCGGCGCGTCGTCGGTGCGCAACGCCAGCAGTGCTTCGCCCAATTCGTAGCTGCATACGGTGACCGCGTATTCGCCGCGCGCCAGCGCTTCCTGCATTTGCGCCAGCAGTTGCGGCCACTGGGCGATGTCGTCGCAACGCAGCGTGGCGCGATGGCCGGTGTATAGGCGCGAACGGCCGCCAGCCTGGATGGCTTCCGGGCTGGCGTCATCCAGCAGGGCGAATACTTCGGTGTTCATACTGACGATAACAACAGTGTGATGTGCAGCGCCGCATCCTGCGACGGATTGTTTTTGAAGCCGCTCTTGGCGTAACGGTGCCAGCGGCCGATGACGAAGCTGGTCAGCATCGCCGCGCGCGCGGTGGCGTCGGCTTCGTGCGCCTGGCCCTCGCTGGCGGCGAGGCGCAAGGCCTGCTTCAGCGCCAGCTCCACGCGGTCATAGAATTGGTTCATGCGCAGCTGCAGGCGCTCGTCTTCATTGACCAGTGCTTCGCCGATCAGCACCCGCGTCATGCCGGGATTCTGGCTGGCGAAGTTGAGCAGCATGGCGACGATGTCGCGCGCCTGCGCCATGCCGTCTTCCTGGCGCTCGGCGATCTGGTTGATCAGGCCGAACACGCTCGATTCGATGAACTCGATCAGGCCCTCGAACATCTGCGCCTTGCTGGCGAAATGCCGGTACAGGGCCGCTTCGGAAAACGCCAGCTTGCGCGCCAGCGCAGCGGTGGTGATCTTGTCGCCCTTGGGTTGTTCCAGCATCTCCGCCAGCGCCTGGAGAATTTGCAAACGGCGCTGGCCCGGCGGTGTGCTTGCCATATGATCTCGCGGGTTAAATAAAAGGGAGGGTCAGCGCAACTGGTGCAGGCGTGACGGCAGGTTCCTGACAGATTTTACTTTGACATCGACATAAGCGGGGCGAATCAGTCGTTTTTGTGGATGGGCCAGGCCGGCTGTGTCGCCGATGGTCAGGTATTGCGTGATCCACGCGGTACGCATGCCCAGCTGGTGCGCGCTGCGCAGGTTGGCCAGCGTGTCTTCCACCAGGATGCAGCGGCCCGGCGTGAGCTGATGGCGGCGCATCAGCCG from Duganella dendranthematis encodes:
- a CDS encoding glutathione peroxidase, which codes for MSKTFAQLCLVSSLTMLASASAFAQAPAAAAAAPAATAPASCPAILKQSFKRLQDDSPQDLCQYSGKVILVVNTASYCGFTNQYEGLEGLYAKYGSKGLVVLGFPSNDFGQQEPGSSKEIADFCYNTYGVKFPMFAKSVVSGKEPNPLFANLIKATGKAPAWNFHKYLIDRNGNVVNNFGSKVTPTDKQLVSAVEKALGT
- the slmA gene encoding nucleoid occlusion factor SlmA, with product MASTPPGQRRLQILQALAEMLEQPKGDKITTAALARKLAFSEAALYRHFASKAQMFEGLIEFIESSVFGLINQIAERQEDGMAQARDIVAMLLNFASQNPGMTRVLIGEALVNEDERLQLRMNQFYDRVELALKQALRLAASEGQAHEADATARAAMLTSFVIGRWHRYAKSGFKNNPSQDAALHITLLLSSV
- a CDS encoding DUF1428 domain-containing protein, producing the protein MAYVDGFVVPVPKDKLEAYKKMSRECGAVWRELGALEFRETMADDAPPGKLTSFPQSVMLEEGEVVVFSWIVYESRAKRDEINDKVMKDPRVRAFMDPANMPFDAKRMIYGGFEMMIDL
- the ftrA gene encoding transcriptional regulator FtrA — protein: MKKHLVVALAYDRLCTFEFGCTVELFALERPELDVDWYDFAVCAVEQGPIRAAGGITVQAPYAPELLALADTIIIPGWRDADELPPPQLLDWLRAAHARGARLCSICSGVFVLAAAGLLDGQRATTHWRYAERLAQRYPLIDVQPDHLYVDNGQVITAAGSAAGLDMLLHLVRRDHGAKVGNLVAQRLVVAPHREGGQAQFLPRPMAQGEQGRLSKLLDWLRSHPAQPHTVASMAERAAMSPRTLQRQFQQATGFGPVEWLIRERVAIVKEMLEDPDVPLTQIAERAGFGSEESLRHHFRRLAATTPGAYRKRFVLR
- a CDS encoding rhodanese-like domain-containing protein, translating into MSHVTAVPAADSAAALSHFEASFRYETDCWDVHDAMSGGQPDFVLLDVRGTEKYAAGHVPGALDLARRKIIGSKLAEFPADTLFVVYCAGPHCNGAARAAVRLAQLGRPVKLMTGGITGWLDEGFVLASV
- the pabB gene encoding aminodeoxychorismate synthase component I, producing MNTEVFALLDDASPEAIQAGGRSRLYTGHRATLRCDDIAQWPQLLAQMQEALARGEYAVTVCSYELGEALLALRTDDAPPRAAHSVPLAQILLFSDCALLSAAQVGDWLAARSFPIDRPAGIANIRPNIDQQAFSAALARIHDYIAAGDTYQVNYTYRLRFDAFGGIHALYARLRGRQPVPYGALIALDDGSAVLSLSPELFVLHSGGMLTARPMKGTAPAAPAAQQAENILRATNLAADPKNRAENLMIVDLLRNDIARVAVTGSVEVPALFDVQRYTSVLQMTSTITAQLRDDATLHDIFDALYPCGSITGAPKRRTMEIIRELEPDARGIYTGAIGWFDPRKDSDGGKVGDFCMSVPIRTLTLQPQGADGVRHGEMGVGAGIVFDSDASDEYAECKLKARFLTGLQNDFEIFETMRATPAGGVRHRERHLQRLAASAAYFGFPWDVKAADAYLDTACAMLEPQHAAYRLRLALSPSGAFSVQHAPLSPLAEPVRVLLAEDNTSSGDLFLRHKTSIRQRYDAAWRDAEAQGAFDTLFFNERGELTEGGRSNVFVRIDGRWLTPPLSAGVLPGVMRGVLLDDPDWQAGESVITRAMLDTADDIILCNALRGVLRVVRTPNERV